Proteins encoded by one window of Drosophila melanogaster chromosome X:
- the CG3556 gene encoding uncharacterized protein, isoform B has protein sequence MLSLSSPPWLLLLVLFFFANGSATVVSLAENVTLATLPSTSPISVSFSTTSSVVAPISTELENQTASSSNLNTNNEASDEQTGNSNSNTSSHSRNINGLPSSNSNIDNANSNSSSVSSLSTTTSAISGVDQQESLILATPTALNGSGTPPEHQTIGQAPPTKGEQEAILRALDWLKEKRASDYGWGNDTHVVILAKELSGGRDPNDSVDGHVQVIQELEDTLSVKEMEIEILAMLDRHHTLPKPLDLDKLARYVLALGSLCKDPKHFHGHDLVATLQHHEPAQDIEFALTTLSACSSAAHVRKRQIRRLLDIASGVTDQSVDAIAMVILALRCIVTDHRHRHLQHFVRRPARGLATLQDQRGSFGSLRSTALAMQALQDLEYDPAGHWNRTAASRYILSRQRADGGWSEEPLQDGQEPDIGVGLTADIILALGWKGLGAVRALQCDHVIRESSDPTENGEPKLAVPFGLSSSAEESDAKNISYTYTLWVGSNVTESFSLSLVSPKNTSFFKAMTQAAEMDPRFIFEAREWPNGHYVHTLYGKKEEPRGYHYWLLYRLPELPDPNNTPGNQLIAPVGVDELMVEDGEHYLYWYKKL, from the exons ATGTTGTCGCTGTCATCGCCGCCGTGGCTCTTGCTCCTCGTCCTTTTCTTCTTCGCAAATGGCTCGGCAACAGTGGTTTCCTTGGCGGAGAATGTGACTCTGGCGACGTTACCATCCACCTCGCCAATTTCCGTGAGCTTTAGCACGACCTCCTCGGTGGTGGCGCCCATTTCCACCGAATTGGAGAATCAaacagccagcagcagcaaccttAATACAAACAACGAAGCCAGCGATGAGCAAACtggcaatagcaacagcaacacgagCAGTCACAGCAGAAACATCAATGGTttgcccagcagcaacagcaacattgaCAATGCCAACAGCAACTCAAGTTCCGTTTCCTCTTTGAGTACAACGACATCTGCCATTTCTGGTGTAGATCAGCAGGAGTCCCTCATCCTGGCAACTCCCACTGCCCTGAATGGCAGCGGTACACCGCCCGAGCATCAGACAATTGGTCAGGCACCGCCCACAAAGGGTGAACAGGAGGCCATCCTGCGAGCTTTGGATTGGCTCAAGGAGAAGAGGGCTTCGGACTACGGCTGGGGCAACGATACCCATGTGGTTATACTGGCCAAAGAGCTTTCCGGCGGCCGAGATCCTAACGATAGTGTAGATGGTCATGTGCAGGTCATCCAAGAGCTGGAGGATACGCTATCCGTGAAGGAAATGGAGATCGAGATCCTGGCCATGCTGGATCGCCATCATACACTCCCAAAGCCCCTGGATCTCGACAAGCTGGCCAGATACGTCCTGGCCTTGGGTTCCCTGTGCAAGGACCCGAAGCATTTCCATGGCCACGACTTGGTGGCCACACTGCAGCATCATGAGCCGGCCCAGGATATTGAGTTCGCACTAACCACTCTGTCGGCCTGCAGTTCGGCGGCCCATGTAAGGAAACGTCAGATCCGACGGCTCCTGGACATTGCCAGCGGAGTGACGGACCAGAGCGTTGATGCCATTGCCATGGTAATTCTAGCCTTGCGTTGCATCGTCACCGATCATCGCCATCGACATCTGCAACACTTTGTCCGACGACCGGCGAGGGGACTGGCCACTCTGCAGGATCAGCGCGGCAGTTTCGGATCGCTTAGGAGCACAGCACTCGCCATGCAGGCTCTACAGGATTTAGAGTACGATCCGGCTGGACATTGGAACCGTACAGCCGCCTCGCGCTACATCCTGAGTCGCCAGCGAGCGGATGGAGGATGGAGCGAGGAACCGCTGCAGGATGGCCAGGAACCCGACATCGGTGTGGGCCTCACGGCGGACATCATTCTCGCTTTGGGCTGGAAGGGATTGGGTGCAGTGCGGGCACTGCAATGCGACCATGTGATACGCGAGAGCAGTGATCCTACGG AGAACGGCGAGCCAAAGCTGGCGGTGCCCTTCGGACTTAGTTCCTCTGCAGAAGAGTCGGATGCCAAGAACATCTCCTACACGTACACACTTTGGGTGGGATCCAATGTGACCGAGTCCTTCTCCCTGTCACTCGTCTCACCCAAGAACACTAGCTTCTTTAAGGCCATGACCCAAGCGGCCGAAATGGATCCCAG ATTTATTTTCGAGGCTCGTGAATGGCCCAATGGTCACTATGTGCACACCCTGTATGGCAAAAAGGAGGAGCCTCGAGG GTATCACTACTGGCTGCTTTATCGATTGCCAGAGTTGCCCGATCCCAATAATACGCCCGGGAATCAGCTTATTGCGCCTGTTG GTGTGGACGAGCTAATGGTCGAGGATGGGGAGCATTATCTTTACTGGTACAAGAAGCTCTAA